A portion of the Punica granatum isolate Tunisia-2019 chromosome 7, ASM765513v2, whole genome shotgun sequence genome contains these proteins:
- the LOC116213618 gene encoding S-protein homolog 5-like codes for MGSSPKHLIVPIVVVLSVLMDHTCEGQQHEPPSISDPGTVLIKIQNDVANNSATLTVHCRRVDRGYEVDLGAHDVAPYSYYKFSFETMKIPVTAYNCSFQWPPKNYHDFNIFFQARDGDEGENKWVVHDWGPCLRNTETGNEDCRNWS; via the coding sequence ATGGGTTCGTCCCCGAAGCATCTCATCGTCCCAATTGTGGTTGTCCTATCGGTACTCATGGATCATACATGCGAGGGACAACAGCATGAACCACCATCAATCTCAGACCCAGGAACCGTCCTTATCAAAATCCAGAATGATGTTGCCAATAACTCAGCCACGCTCACGGTCCATTGCAGAAGAGTTGATCGTGGCTATGAGGTGGACCTTGGAGCCCATGATGTCGCGCCATACTCGTATTACAAGTTTAGTTTCGAGACCATGAAAATACCGGTGACAGCGTACAACTGCAGCTTTCAGTGGCCACCAAAAAATTATCACGACTTTAATATATTCTTTCAAGCCAGAGACGGGGACGAGGGTGAAAATAAATGGGTGGTCCACGACTGGGGACCGTGTCTCCGCAACACCGAAACTGGTAATGAGGACTGTCGTAATTGGTCTTAA